The DNA window ATCGACCAGACGATGATTGCCCTCGACGGCACGCCCAACAAGAAGAAGCTGGGCGCCAATGCCATCCTTGGTGTCTCGCTCGCCGTGGCGAAGGCCGCCGCCGCCGCGCGGGGCCTGCCGCTCTACCGCTATGTCGGCGGCGTCTCCGCCAACCTGCTGCCCGTGCCGATGATGAACATCATCAACGGCGGCGCACACGCGGACAACGCCATCGACTTCCAGGAGTTCATGATCATGCCCGTCGGCGCGAAGTCGCTCGCCGACGCGGTGCGCATGGGCGCCGAGGTCTTCCACACGCTGAAGAAGGGCCTCTCCGAGGCCGGCCACGGCACCAACGTGGGTGACGAGGGCGGCTTCGCGCCGAACCTCACCTCCGCCGAGGCCGCCCTGGACTTCATCATGAAGTCCATCGAGAAGGCCGGCTACCGCCCCAACGAGGACATCTGCCTGGCGCTCGACTGTGCCGCCAGCGAGTTCTACAAGGACGGCGTCTACGACTACGAGGGCGAGGGCAAGAAGCGCTCTGTCGACGAGCACGTGAAGTACCTCGAGGGCCTCGCGGCGAAGTACCCCATCGTCTCCATCGAGGACGGCCTGGCCGAGGATGACATGGCCGGCTGGAAGCTGCTCACGGACCGCATCGGCAAGAAGGTGCAGATTGTCGGCGACGACCTGTTCGTCACCAACGTGAAGCGCCTGGCCGACGGCATCAAGAACGGCATCGCCAACTCCATCCTGGTGAAGGTCAACCAGATTGGCACGCTGTCGGAGGTGATGGCGGCCGTGGAGATGGCGCACAAGGCCGGCTACACCGCCGTCATGTCCCACCGCTCCGGTGAGACGGAGGACGCGACCATCGCGGACCTCGCCGTCGCCACCAACTGCGGTCAAATCAAGACCGGCTCGCTGTCCCGCGCGGACCGCACCGCGAAGTACAACCAGCTCATCCGCATCGAGCAGGAGCTGGGCAAGCAGGCCCGCTACGGCGGCCGCTCCGTGCTGCGCGTGCAGTCCTGATGTCCTGACGTCGTCGTCCGGCGGCCGGGTGAACCCCCTGGCCGCCGTCCGTCACGCTCAGGTGACGAGACCCAGGTTCCGCCGCACCGAGGGCTGCCTCACCTTCCAGATGAGGCTGTCCACGATGTAGTGGTGGAAGTTGAGCGTCTGGACGATGAGCAGGCTGGCCGCTGGAATCCACCCGAGTCCCCGGAGGATGAAGGTGTAGAGCACCGCGGCCAACGCCACGCACACCCCCAGGTACGGAAGCATCCAGCGGCTCTGGCTCAGCAGGGACAGGAACCGGTGTTGCTCGCTCACCTGGTCCTTGAAGCGGCGGTTGTGGAAGAGCCAGACGATGAGGATGTACTGGGCGTTGTGCCACACGTTGAGGCCCAGCCAGCCCGTCTCCAGGTGCGGGATGAGGAAGTAGCCCAGCGTGAACATGCCCGCGTGCGTGGCCAGGTAGAGCGTCTGGGCGGGGCTGCCGGCGCCCGAGCGCAGCGCCCGGACCTGGAACACCGTCCACGCGGCGAACGCCACCAGCGCGCAGGCCGCCGCCGCCCAGGCCACCTGGGCGGGCACCGGGAGCATGCGCACCTCCAGCTTGAGGAACGTCGTCGCGCCCTGGGACGAGCGGTACAGGAGCCCCGCCAGCGGCAGCAGGTAGAGCATCCACACCGTGGCCGGGTTGTCCGCCGGAGGTCGGCGTGAGGCCCGGTCCAGGATGCGGCTGACGCCGTAGCTCTGCCGCAGGTAGTGCCACCCCTGCCAGTAGAAGTAGACGCTCATCAACGGCCACACGCCGCCCGCCTGGTACACCGCGAACGTCCCCGCGAAGACGAGCAGCGGCAACACCCAGAGGTGGAAGCGGTGCTGGCGCCGGCTCTCCGCGTCGAAGCCCAGCCGCGTGAAGGTGGAGACGACGTGGTGATAGCCCAAGAGCCACACGTCGAGCGTCAGCAGCAGCGGGAACAGCTCCGGGTTCGCCCACGCGAGCAGGGAGAAGACACATCCCAAGCCCGCGGTTCCGAGGATGAAGAGAAGGTCGAACCGGGAATCGCGAACCCATCCCCAGGACCCTGCCAGCGTGTCTGTTCGGGTGCTCACGGCGCCGAATGATACGGTTTGTGTCTATTTCGAGCAAAACGAGCAATGTCGGCAAGTGTGGTTGATGGCAATTGGGGATGATTATTCTTCTGGGTTGGTAACCGGATGGGGCGTTGGTTGTGATTGTCTTCACACGCCAGTCGGCATGATGCAGAGTGCGCGCAACTCATCGTGAGGGAGCGCCCGTGAAGACACTTCTCGTCACCCAGGCGGACCTGCGCAAGCTCGTGCACGCGGTTGGAATCCATCCCTTGATGG is part of the Myxococcus landrumus genome and encodes:
- the eno gene encoding phosphopyruvate hydratase, with the translated sequence MTTIVGVVGREILDSRGNPTVEVDVVLENGVRGRAAVPSGASVGTHEAVELRDGDKSRYLGKGVQKAVAVVNNELANAVRGMNAESQLEIDQTMIALDGTPNKKKLGANAILGVSLAVAKAAAAARGLPLYRYVGGVSANLLPVPMMNIINGGAHADNAIDFQEFMIMPVGAKSLADAVRMGAEVFHTLKKGLSEAGHGTNVGDEGGFAPNLTSAEAALDFIMKSIEKAGYRPNEDICLALDCAASEFYKDGVYDYEGEGKKRSVDEHVKYLEGLAAKYPIVSIEDGLAEDDMAGWKLLTDRIGKKVQIVGDDLFVTNVKRLADGIKNGIANSILVKVNQIGTLSEVMAAVEMAHKAGYTAVMSHRSGETEDATIADLAVATNCGQIKTGSLSRADRTAKYNQLIRIEQELGKQARYGGRSVLRVQS